In the Muricauda sp. MAR_2010_75 genome, one interval contains:
- a CDS encoding AraC family transcriptional regulator has product MITIQINAKNTTETIEQIKNVIGGKVVEKWGQLVLAVDNENAKGEIRVLNFDWGACLMEYDITFFDEVTLISDSSNYNPISFIYCLEGYCGHKFGHQEMTDLKIMKQYQSVIISSRANGFNHGYLPANIQLKINVIRVQRNQFMSKRLNKGEVLNKQLYEVFLDTDHKNVFSYYGSYNLKMADLVSSIRNTTTEGMIRILQIEGLVYQILSMHIVQHNNEVLNKGPETSLLKRELNTIRKCAKKIEKNIAKDFSLDEIAAETGLTQAKLQEGFKLLYNKTVTEYIRNARLEVARDLINTTEMNISEVVYSIGFTSRSYFSKIFKEKYGISPSEFKSSKKEVGLTA; this is encoded by the coding sequence ATGATAACAATACAAATAAACGCCAAGAATACAACTGAAACCATTGAACAAATCAAGAATGTTATTGGAGGGAAGGTTGTTGAAAAATGGGGGCAGCTAGTGCTTGCAGTGGACAATGAAAACGCCAAAGGAGAAATAAGGGTATTGAATTTTGACTGGGGGGCTTGCCTAATGGAATATGATATTACTTTTTTTGATGAGGTCACCCTAATTTCAGATTCTTCAAATTACAACCCTATAAGTTTTATATATTGTTTGGAGGGCTATTGCGGGCATAAGTTCGGACACCAGGAAATGACCGATCTCAAGATCATGAAACAATACCAATCCGTAATCATTTCAAGTAGAGCCAATGGATTCAACCATGGCTATCTTCCTGCTAATATACAACTGAAAATCAACGTAATACGAGTACAGAGAAATCAGTTCATGAGCAAGCGACTGAATAAGGGAGAGGTGTTGAACAAACAGCTGTATGAGGTGTTTTTGGATACCGACCATAAAAATGTATTCTCCTATTACGGGTCGTACAATTTAAAAATGGCGGACCTTGTGTCATCAATAAGGAATACGACTACTGAAGGAATGATCCGCATTCTACAAATAGAGGGATTGGTGTATCAAATTCTTTCCATGCACATTGTGCAACACAACAATGAAGTGCTCAACAAAGGGCCTGAAACATCCTTGCTGAAACGGGAACTGAACACCATTAGGAAATGTGCCAAGAAAATAGAAAAGAACATCGCCAAAGATTTCTCTCTTGATGAAATAGCTGCCGAAACTGGCCTTACACAGGCCAAATTGCAAGAAGGGTTTAAATTGCTCTACAACAAAACCGTGACGGAATATATTAGAAATGCCCGACTGGAAGTAGCAAGGGATTTGATAAACACCACCGAAATGAACATCTCAGAAGTGGTCTATTCCATTGGGTTTACCAGCAGAAGTTATTTTTCCAAAATATTCAAGGAAAAATATGGCATCAGCCCAAGTGAGTTTAAAAGCAGCAAAAAGGAGGTTGGGCTTACCGCTTGA
- a CDS encoding SOS response-associated peptidase, whose translation MIYKLSNAVERKQIEEEFGVHFKYPHLYTPSALIDGFRETNVCIVTMQNKRKISFAIWGLMPQNFKEDWHIFQNNANTLNVQLEDLEKVKWMKESFVKRRCLVIVSGFYTHLLKNGKTYTYYVTLQNGRPFYLAGVYNVLEDGFQCCALITTKTNTLISSYHDISNLAPIIIPKAQADLWLVDEFDIDNLKDIINNPPEVKLKAHLMADEFFKDTIPQDSILSPDFFEK comes from the coding sequence ATGATTTACAAACTTTCCAATGCGGTAGAACGGAAACAGATTGAGGAGGAGTTTGGCGTACATTTCAAATATCCACATTTATATACTCCCAGTGCCCTTATTGATGGCTTTAGAGAAACCAATGTTTGCATTGTCACCATGCAGAACAAGCGTAAAATTTCTTTTGCCATTTGGGGTTTAATGCCCCAAAACTTTAAAGAAGACTGGCACATTTTTCAGAACAATGCCAACACCTTGAATGTGCAACTTGAAGATTTGGAAAAAGTGAAGTGGATGAAGGAATCCTTTGTAAAACGAAGATGCCTGGTCATTGTCTCGGGTTTTTACACCCATCTCCTTAAAAATGGAAAAACCTATACGTATTATGTTACACTTCAAAACGGAAGACCTTTTTATTTGGCGGGGGTGTACAATGTTTTGGAAGATGGATTTCAATGTTGTGCCTTGATTACCACAAAGACCAATACCTTAATTTCCAGTTATCATGACATTAGCAATCTGGCTCCCATTATAATTCCAAAAGCTCAGGCAGACTTATGGTTGGTGGATGAGTTTGACATCGACAACCTTAAGGATATTATCAATAATCCCCCTGAAGTCAAACTAAAGGCCCATCTAATGGCCGATGAATTTTTCAAGGACACCATACCCCAAGATTCCATTCTATCACCGGATTTTTTCGAGAAATAA
- a CDS encoding DUF1328 family protein, which yields MLRWTVTFIILAIIAGIFGFGGIAAGAASIAKILFFIFIVLFIISLITGRKRL from the coding sequence ATGTTACGTTGGACAGTCACCTTTATAATTTTGGCCATCATTGCTGGAATATTTGGTTTTGGTGGAATAGCCGCAGGTGCGGCGAGTATTGCCAAAATATTATTCTTCATTTTTATTGTGTTATTCATTATATCACTAATAACCGGAAGAAAAAGACTATAA
- the cls gene encoding cardiolipin synthase, with translation MKTFLIIVHIVLGLWSIGSIIYHGRRPSRSIGWVFAIVVLPILGAVLYYLFGVNRRKFKFFNTREFYKRKQFSYGNAPTSDKFKVNFDSDIRKKRLNQLINANSNTFATGGNAITVLQDGGETFNTLFKAMEEAQKFIHVQYYILERGTLFEKMLELFQKKISEGVEIRIIYDSFGSYSLRGRPKKRFQEIGVKIHPIMPIRLKNLLFYLNFRNHRKIVVIDNKVAFTGGVNISDKYIKHHGELGKWKDTHLKLEGPIVNDLHQVFLKDYFFASKKEEFRIEDYLSEQLKCGTVDAQVVAGGPDSNHPTIMQQYIGMANQAQKSICIANPYFLPGEAFFQALKVIALQGIEIRLLVPKKSDSLAAMFAMFSQFEELLNVGIKIYLRDDFSHAKILLVDDDLVSIGSGNFDIRSFELNYEANILIYNLGIAQEMKSEFNALCEKAEQLSLEEFKNRPRWKKFMEGLSKFFKPLL, from the coding sequence TTGAAGACCTTTCTGATTATTGTTCATATTGTTCTTGGGCTTTGGTCCATTGGCTCAATAATTTATCATGGAAGGCGGCCCTCCCGATCTATAGGTTGGGTTTTTGCCATTGTGGTCCTGCCCATTCTTGGAGCTGTGCTCTACTATCTTTTTGGCGTAAATCGGCGCAAGTTTAAATTTTTCAACACCAGGGAATTTTATAAACGCAAACAGTTTTCCTACGGAAATGCCCCAACTTCGGATAAATTCAAGGTCAATTTTGATTCAGATATACGCAAAAAGCGATTGAACCAACTCATCAATGCCAATTCCAACACCTTTGCCACTGGTGGGAATGCCATAACGGTGCTGCAAGATGGTGGTGAAACCTTCAACACCTTGTTCAAGGCCATGGAAGAAGCCCAAAAATTCATCCATGTGCAGTATTACATTTTGGAACGAGGTACCCTTTTTGAAAAAATGCTGGAGCTCTTTCAAAAGAAAATATCCGAAGGAGTGGAAATCCGAATCATCTATGATTCCTTCGGGAGTTACAGTCTCAGGGGCCGACCCAAAAAGCGGTTTCAGGAAATTGGAGTGAAAATTCACCCCATAATGCCCATAAGGCTCAAGAATTTATTGTTTTACCTCAACTTTAGGAACCATAGAAAGATTGTGGTAATCGATAACAAGGTGGCCTTTACGGGCGGAGTAAACATTTCAGACAAATACATTAAACACCATGGTGAACTGGGCAAATGGAAGGATACTCATTTAAAACTGGAAGGCCCCATTGTAAACGATCTTCACCAAGTTTTTCTCAAGGATTACTTTTTTGCCAGTAAAAAGGAGGAGTTCAGAATAGAGGATTACCTTTCCGAACAGTTAAAATGTGGTACGGTGGATGCACAAGTGGTGGCCGGAGGGCCAGATTCCAACCATCCTACCATTATGCAGCAATATATTGGAATGGCAAACCAAGCCCAAAAGTCCATTTGTATTGCAAATCCCTATTTTTTGCCGGGAGAGGCTTTTTTTCAGGCGCTAAAGGTAATTGCACTCCAAGGTATTGAAATCCGGTTATTGGTACCTAAAAAATCGGATTCACTGGCAGCCATGTTTGCTATGTTCTCCCAATTTGAGGAACTTTTGAACGTTGGCATAAAAATTTACCTACGAGACGATTTCTCCCATGCCAAAATACTGCTTGTTGATGATGACCTGGTCTCTATAGGCTCTGGTAATTTCGATATCCGAAGCTTTGAGTTGAATTATGAGGCCAACATCCTGATCTATAATCTAGGTATTGCCCAGGAAATGAAAAGTGAGTTCAACGCCCTTTGCGAAAAGGCTGAGCAGTTATCCTTGGAAGAATTTAAAAACCGACCTCGATGGAAGAAATTTATGGAAGGGCTTTCCAAGTTTTTTAAGCCGCTTTTGTAG